A section of the Malus sylvestris chromosome 17, drMalSylv7.2, whole genome shotgun sequence genome encodes:
- the LOC126610472 gene encoding S-protein homolog 5-like, with product MASFIKNVFLLVILVLFLTMCDAGVDSTVTMTNDLGAELTVHCKSGDDDLGSHVVPVQGTYEFSFGTHAFGRTLFFCNFQWSGNSHYFDIYIQGRDLQWCVKCKWSIRPEGPFRWNPYQKTWEPFKWNEDHPKLVAP from the coding sequence ATGGCTTCGTTTATCAAAAATGTTTTTCTGCTTGTGATTCTAGTGTTGTTCTTAACTATGTGCGACGCTGGAGTCGACTCCACTGTCACAATGACTAATGATTTGGGTGCAGAGTTGACCGTTCACTGTAAATCTGGAGACGATGATCTTGGTTCGCATGTGGTACCTGTTCAAGGCACCTATGAATTTTCATTTGGTACCCATGCTTTTGGGCGTACACTATTCTTCTGCAACTTCCAGTGGTCGGGAAATTCTCACTACTTCGACATCTACATACAAGGCAGAGATTTGCAATGGTGTGTTAAATGTAAATGGAGTATAAGACCAGAGGGTCCGTTCAGGTGGAATCCTTATCAGAAGACATGGGAACCTTTTAAGTGGAACGAGGATCATCCGAAATTAGTTGCTccttaa
- the LOC126610905 gene encoding uncharacterized protein At5g39570-like isoform X2, with translation MPYYTHAEDEVTDFDEYDPTPYGGGYDIYLTYGRPLDPSDESCHPNSSPSDDFDYDRPQFSSYSEPAAYADEALEDEYTHYARPTHRPGPAVGFNPGGGHPEGEYEGRPQPAYGFQPGGEVRPESGYGRKPEYGQSGSEYGSGYQRRPESDEPGSEYGSGYGRKPEYEAPESEYGSGYGRKPEYEAPESEYGSGYGRKPEYKAPEPEYGSGYGRKPEYEAPEYEAPESEYGSGYGRKPEFEAPPAEFGSGYGRKPSYGEESGYGDEPPRKPSYGGEGGYGEEPPRRPTYGRPSYETPESEERPSYGRTEFEKPGYGEEPPRRTGYGDEPPPPRPSYLRPGYEGQESGEYEKPSYGRSEEQKYGEEGYGRKKYGNDDSDDDEEKKQRRHKHHHRKSYDDE, from the exons ATGCCGTACTATACCCACGCCGAGGATGAAGTCACCGACTTCGACGAGTACGATCCGACGCCGTACGGTGGCGGATACGACATATACCTGACCTACGGGCGCCCTCTCGACCCATCCGATGAGTCCTGCCACCCTAACTCATCGCCGTCCGATGATTTCGATTACGATCGCCCCCAGTTCTCATCCTACTCCGAGCCCGCCGCTTACGCTGACGAGGCTCTCGAAGATGAGTACACTCACTACGCCCGACCCACGCACCGACCTGGACCAGCTGTCGGGTTCAATCCGGGCGGGGGACATCCAGAGGGAGAGTACGAAGGCAGGCCCCAGCCGGCCTATGGGTTCCAGCCTGGTGGGGAGGTTAGGCCCGAATCAGGTTATGGTCGGAAGCCGGAGTATGGACAATCCGGTTCGGAATACGGGTCTGGGTATCAACGCAGGCCCGAATCCGATGAGCCCGGCTCCGAATATGGATCTGGGTATGGTCGGAAGCCGGAGTACGAGGCGCCCGAATCGGAGTATGGATCTGGATACGGTCGAAAGCCCGAGTACGAGGCACCGGAGTCCGAATATGGATCTGGGTACGGTCGAAAGCCCGAGTATAAGGCACCGGAACCCGAGTATGGATCTGGGTACGGGAGAAAACCCGAGTACGAGGCACCCGAGTACGAGGCACCCGAGTCCGAATATGGATCTGGGTACGGGAGAAAGCCCGAGTTTGAAGCACCGCCAGCTGAATTCGGATCTGGGTATGGTCGGAAGCCGAGCTACGGTGAGGAATCTGGTTATGGCGATGAGCCGCCGAGAAAGCCGAGCTATGGTGGGGAAGGTGGTTATGGAGAAGAGCCACCGAGAAGGCCAACCTATGGGCGGCCCAGTTATGAGACTCCAGAAAGCGAGGAGAGGCCGAGCTATGGGAGGACTGAGTTTGAGAAGCCGGGTTACGGCGAAGAGCCGCCGAGGAGGACCGGTTATGGAGATGAGCCGCCACCCCCGAGGCCAAGCTATTTGAGGCCCGGCTACGAGGGCCAGGAAAGTGGGGAGTATGAGAAGCCCAGTTATGGGAGGAGCGAGGAGCAG AAGTACGGTGAAGAAGGCTATGGTCGCAAGAAATAT GGAAATGACGACTCAGATGACGATGAGGAGAAAAAGCAGCGCCGCCACAAGCACCACCATCGCAAGAGCTATGACGATGAGTGA
- the LOC126610905 gene encoding uncharacterized protein At5g39570-like isoform X1, with translation MPYYTHAEDEVTDFDEYDPTPYGGGYDIYLTYGRPLDPSDESCHPNSSPSDDFDYDRPQFSSYSEPAAYADEALEDEYTHYARPTHRPGPAVGFNPGGGHPEGEYEGRPQPAYGFQPGGEVRPESGYGRKPEYGQSGSEYGSGYQRRPESDEPGSEYGSGYGRKPEYEAPESEYGSGYGRKPEYEAPESEYGSGYGRKPEYKAPEPEYGSGYGRKPEYEAPEYEAPESEYGSGYGRKPEFEAPPAEFGSGYGRKPSYGEESGYGDEPPRKPSYGGEGGYGEEPPRRPTYGRPSYETPESEERPSYGRTEFEKPGYGEEPPRRTGYGDEPPPPRPSYLRPGYEGQESGEYEKPSYGRSEEQEYHRPGGYERRGDDDSDSERPKYGEEGYGRKKYGNDDSDDDEEKKQRRHKHHHRKSYDDE, from the exons ATGCCGTACTATACCCACGCCGAGGATGAAGTCACCGACTTCGACGAGTACGATCCGACGCCGTACGGTGGCGGATACGACATATACCTGACCTACGGGCGCCCTCTCGACCCATCCGATGAGTCCTGCCACCCTAACTCATCGCCGTCCGATGATTTCGATTACGATCGCCCCCAGTTCTCATCCTACTCCGAGCCCGCCGCTTACGCTGACGAGGCTCTCGAAGATGAGTACACTCACTACGCCCGACCCACGCACCGACCTGGACCAGCTGTCGGGTTCAATCCGGGCGGGGGACATCCAGAGGGAGAGTACGAAGGCAGGCCCCAGCCGGCCTATGGGTTCCAGCCTGGTGGGGAGGTTAGGCCCGAATCAGGTTATGGTCGGAAGCCGGAGTATGGACAATCCGGTTCGGAATACGGGTCTGGGTATCAACGCAGGCCCGAATCCGATGAGCCCGGCTCCGAATATGGATCTGGGTATGGTCGGAAGCCGGAGTACGAGGCGCCCGAATCGGAGTATGGATCTGGATACGGTCGAAAGCCCGAGTACGAGGCACCGGAGTCCGAATATGGATCTGGGTACGGTCGAAAGCCCGAGTATAAGGCACCGGAACCCGAGTATGGATCTGGGTACGGGAGAAAACCCGAGTACGAGGCACCCGAGTACGAGGCACCCGAGTCCGAATATGGATCTGGGTACGGGAGAAAGCCCGAGTTTGAAGCACCGCCAGCTGAATTCGGATCTGGGTATGGTCGGAAGCCGAGCTACGGTGAGGAATCTGGTTATGGCGATGAGCCGCCGAGAAAGCCGAGCTATGGTGGGGAAGGTGGTTATGGAGAAGAGCCACCGAGAAGGCCAACCTATGGGCGGCCCAGTTATGAGACTCCAGAAAGCGAGGAGAGGCCGAGCTATGGGAGGACTGAGTTTGAGAAGCCGGGTTACGGCGAAGAGCCGCCGAGGAGGACCGGTTATGGAGATGAGCCGCCACCCCCGAGGCCAAGCTATTTGAGGCCCGGCTACGAGGGCCAGGAAAGTGGGGAGTATGAGAAGCCCAGTTATGGGAGGAGCGAGGAGCAGGAGTACCACCGCCCTGGTGGTTATGAGAGGCGCGGCGACGATGATTCTGATTCCGAGCGTCCTAAGTACGGTGAAGAAGGCTATGGTCGCAAGAAATAT GGAAATGACGACTCAGATGACGATGAGGAGAAAAAGCAGCGCCGCCACAAGCACCACCATCGCAAGAGCTATGACGATGAGTGA
- the LOC126610913 gene encoding uncharacterized protein At5g39570-like has product MAHYRSYYSEKDTDDDTDIFDEYDPTPYEGGYDMGLTYGRPLQPSEETCYRHSSASDDYDEPEFPSYNEPSAYDDEALEEEYSSYARPSHEGDQFRKQREGRKSESFDDEERTPAGEGGYGRKKLSSSWWPGCCTSDQAIQ; this is encoded by the exons ATGGCGCATTACCGCTCGTACTACTCGGAGAAGGATACCGACGACGACACCGACATATTTGACGAGTACGACCCGACGCCGTACGAGGGGGGATACGACATGGGATTGACGTATGGCCGGCCTTTACAACCTTCGGAGGAGACGTGCTACCGTCACTCGTCGGCCTCCGATGATTACGATGAGCCGGAGTTCCCGTCGTACAATGAGCCGTCTGCGTACGACGACGAGGCTTTGGAAGAGGAGTACAGCAGCTACGCCCGACCATCGCACGAGGGCGACCAGTTCCGGAAACAGAGAGAGGGGAGGAAAAGCGAGTCTTTTGACGACGAGGAGCGTACTCCAGCAGGCGAAGGTGGCTATGGTCGCAAAAAATTG TCTTCGTCGTGGTGGCCGGGATGTTGTACTAGCGACCAAGCAATTCAGTAA
- the LOC126610909 gene encoding pectinesterase 31-like, which produces MAALVLRVAQDGSGDFRTVQEAIDAVPLCNTRRTVIRVARGIYRQPVYVPKTKNLITLAGLAPELTVLTWNNTATKIEHHQASRVIGTGTFGCGSAIVEGEDFIVENITFENSAPEGSGQAVAIRVTADRCAFYNCRFLGWQDTLYLHYGKQYLKDCYVEGSVDFIFGNSTALLEHCHIHCKSAGFITAQSRKSSQETTGYVFLRCVITGNGGTSYAYLGRPWGPFGRVVFAYTFMDGCIRHVGWNNWGKTENERTACFYEYRCFGPGSCPSKRVTWARELVDEEADQFLQHRFIDPDPGRPWLAQRMALRIPYSA; this is translated from the exons ATGGCGGCCCTCGTCCTCAGGGTGGCGCAGGACGGCTCCGGCGACTTCCGGACGGTGCAGGAGGCCATAGACGCCGTCCCACTCTGCAATACCCGTCGCACCGTGATTCGCGTCGCTCGCGGCATCTACAGGCAGCCGGTGTACGTGCCCAAGACGAAGAACCTCATCACGCTCGCGGGTCTGGCTCCGGAGCTCACTGTGCTCACCTGGAACAACACCGCCACCAAAATCGAGCACCACCAG GCTTCTCGGGTGATTGGGACTGGGACTTTCGGGTGTGGGAGTGCTATTGTGGAAGGAGAGGATTTTATTGTAGAGAACATTACTTTTGAGAACTCCGCTCCTGAG GGTTCAGGTCAAGCTGTGGCAATTAGAGTAACAGCTGATCGATGTGCCTTCTATAACTGCAGGTTCCTTGGATGGCAG GATACCCTGTACTTGCATTATGGAAAACAGTATCTGAAAGATTGTTATGTTGAAGGAAGTGTGGACTTCATTTTTGGCAATAGCACGGCGCTTCTGGAGCATTGTCATATCCACTGTAAGTCAGCAGGTTTCATAACTGCCCAAAGCAGGAAATCTTCCCAGGAGACAACGGGATATGTATTCTTAAG ATGTGTAATCACTGGAAATGGAGGGACTTCATATGCATATCTGGGACGACCGTGGGGACCTTTTGGAAGAGTCGTTTTTGCGTATACATTTATGGATGGATGCATCAGACATGTAGGATGGAATAATTGGGGTAAAACAGAGAATGAACGAACTGCTTGCTTTTATGAATACAG GTGTTTTGGACCGGGTAGTTGCCCATCAAAACGGGTGACATGGGCAAGAGAGCTGGTAGATGAGGAAGCAGACCAGTTCCTCCAGCATCGTTTCATTGATCCTGATCCAGGAAGGCCTTGGCTTGCTCAGAGAATGGCCCTAAGAATACCGTATTCTGCCTAG